From the genome of Hippocampus zosterae strain Florida chromosome 8, ASM2543408v3, whole genome shotgun sequence:
CTCAGGCACGGTCATCCCTCCGCCTCTGGTGAGGGGTGGTCAACATATCCCGTCCAAACACAGCTCTCAGACCACCATGCCCCCACTGGTCAGAGGAGCCCAGGTTAGTCCCAACATTCTTCACAACAGATGTACCGCCTTCAATGTCCTAACTCCACTCACGTCTCTGGCTCTTGTGTCCTTTTGGGTTTTGTCTGTTTCTGCATTCGGCTGCAATCAGCCTGTTACTGTGACTCCTCAGCAGATCGCCAGCCTgcgtcagcagcagcagcagcacggcGGCTCGGGCCCTCCTCCGCTTCTGCTGGCTCCACGGGCATCCGTGCCCAACGTCCAGGTCCAAGGACAGAGGATCATTCAGCAGGGCCTCATTCGGGTGGCTAATGTGGCCAACAGTAATATATTGGTCAACATCCCACAGGTGACAATATAGCCATGTGCCTTTTCAAATTCTGCAATTATATGATCATTGGAACATCTAGCTTGAGAAGgttcagctgtgtgtgtgtgggacttGGGGAAAAGTTGGTTTGGTTTCTTCatttcaccccccctcccccccccccccacacacacacacctctcagTGCTTTGAgaagtgcattttaaatgtttggtCACTCAGGTGGGTTCTGTTATTGTGTCCAGGCGTCTCCAACGGGCATTAAGGGTTCTTCACTGTCGCCAAACTCTGGCATCAATGACTCGCCTGCCAGCCGCCAGGCCGCCGCCAAGCTTGCCCTTCGCAAGCAGCTGGAAAAGACGTTACTGGAGATCCCGCCGCCCAAACCACCTGCCCCCGAGTTCAACTTCCTACCTTCCGCCGCCAATAATGAGTTCATCTACTTGTTGGGGTTGGAGGAAGTGGTGCAAAAACTCCTGGACATGCTTGGCAGAGGTGGGTGGGCCTGTCATTCTGTTACAGTGAAActctctacaacgaaacctacatagGTGAAAATACCCGCTCGCGTGAAAgcattttcatgcatgaaagccattcccacttttctgctccccctacaacgaaaagtccacctgttccgttatacgaaatatttttctctgctcttgcctcgcaatgaGATTCACGACAACGAAAACAAACCTTcagcaaaagtctaatccaaactCTGTTTtccacagcgacctctactgctttgtttggaaacggcaacagcaaccaccacactgattTACATAAGTGCAGTaatacaggaagtatttgtttcagacgcagcacgaacattgcattgctaaaatggcgacaaacAGACCGTTGCATActaaggagttaagaaaagaacaTCTTTAATGTTTGAACACAGCATAaagataataaaaatgaatgatggaggaagcaaaataaaagaaattatGCAAGCAATTGCTGTAAGTGAAAGTAAaagctgatcgtaaatttcgcaatttctttccctttttttctttgtactctGGCTAAAAAAGTacacgtttgttttttgtgtatgCTCGTGTTTatgtctgagataaaatttgcgaCAGTGAAAAGTCCCTTGCTTTGAAAagattcttgctgcaaacatgatttcgttgtagaggggTTTCATTGTATTGACTTTGAGGTGTTGGTAAAATGTTGTAATAAGTCCCCTGACTCTCCGACCCACAGGTAATCTAGGTCCAACGGCCGGCATGTCTAGCTCTATTCCCAAAGAGCCGTACACCTGCACCCAGTGTAAAACTGATTTCACCTCCCGCTGGAGGAAGGAAAAGGCCGGGACCATCCTGTGTAACCAGTGTATGTCGTCCAATCAGAAAAAGGCCCTTAAGGCCGAGCACACCAGCCGGCTGAAGGCGGCCTTCGTAAAGGCGCTGCAGCAGGAGCAGGAGATCGAGCAGCGCATCCTCCAGCAGGCCACCACCTCCTCGGCCACGCCCGTCTCCAAAACCACCTCGTCCTCTCCTTCGCTGTCCAAAAGCGAGGTGCTGGTGTCTCACCCGTACAAGCAGGTCCGGGCTGCCATGCCGCACAGATCTGTGACGGGGCACCACTCTGCCATTAAGCAAGTAAGCGCCACATAGCGCACAGGCGCGTTCAGCTTCAGCGAGTCATTGCGTTTTGGCACCACTCATTCCCCTCACCCTCCTTCGTCACAGCTGCAGAACGCAGTGACGGCTGCGGCGTTGAGCAGTAGGCCAAGTAAGCATGGGGCGGCGCGCCCTCTCCAGCAAGGGGTGAAGGTCAGCGCCGGTGGCAGCAACAGTAACCAGGGCAACGTGACTGCCTGGAGGAAGGGCAGCACCAATGCAGGTAGATGACACTCTTTGAGGGAATGACTTcctctgtcatgtttttttatcATATTAATATTGGTGACACTATCCTTTTACCCCTTACTTCATCTCAATTTTCCCATTGTAGTCTTTATTCTGCCAAAAGTTTGTCTCTCTCATGTTTTAGATTAAGTAAACAGAGAAAACAttttctaaagaaatatgatgtAGGTTCGTTCATCCCGTGAAGGAAAATGAAGCTGCTACTCTACATTACATTCCCAGCTTGAATTATAAATATAAGATGTACTGACATTTAAACGGCATTTAGAAGGCAACTCTTAGGTGTCCATGTACACATTGAGTGAGAAGCCCCGTCCttgatactttttgttcttcaatGTTCAGCCTAACCCGCACAATAGATTCCGCCGGTCAGTGGTAGTTGTGTTTGAATTGTAGTCCATGTCATGTTGACGTAGTTGCAAATCGTGTGGtcaaaaataagttattttgCTCATATTGGATAAAATGAATCCACTCACCTTCCTGTGGACAATAACTTTATCCCCTCATCTTTTCTCTCACCCTGCATGTCGAAACAGCCTGGGTGCATTTTGTTTTAACCATTTTATGTCCTGCCAGGCGTGACTATGGCCTACGTGAACCCCAGCTTGTCCACCCACAAGACCACCTCCTCTGTGGAGCGCCAGCGGGAATACCTGTTGGACATGATCCCTTCCCGCTCCATCTCCCAGGCGGCCAACACATGGAAATAATACCGCCTCATGTCCCCCCGCCCTCCCGTTCCTATTCTTATTCCCTCCCTTAATATCTATGATAGCCATTGTGCGCCCACCCATCTATCATATTATCATTCTAATCCTTTCTATGAACATGATGCAGGGAGGCAGTAAATCTGCtccctgttttttctttttttctttttttttttcttgagatgGAGAAATTCCTCCATTTCCTCAGAGCCCATTCCCCAAGTCTAGGATACAAGGATTGTGTCCagtacatgtttatttttatttgtattttttttcaaggtggtTTAGGTTCAAACTTCTTTCGGTTGACCATCTTAGAGTGGGAGTCGTCACACAATTCCCAAACTCCTCTGTCTATGGATTAGACAGGGAAAAGATattaagattattattattattattagacacAACAGAATACACGCCTTAGCCCTTCTCCGGGAGGTCCGGTGCGGTGTCTGAACTGAAGATCTCGTCGCAGGGATTGTTTGAAattaagaagaaagaaaaaaaaaaaagactgtaaaAGTCCACACAGACTGCCTCTTCTCTCTGACCTCCATCGAGTGTACCAGAGAAGCCCATGAGTGTCGGATTCTTTTGTATGGCTGAATGTGAGGATTCTTGTctgcgtgtttttgtttttccaaatattgTGCTCCTCCAACGTTTTGGAAGTTGCCTCACGCCGAGGTTGGAATTATGCGGGCTCACGTTACTGTTGAAGGTGGTTTTACATCTGCCGGTTTCCACGTCGTAGCTGACTTTTAAATATTTAGAAGAGAAAgaataaagataaaaaaatgtttcactgaATATTGTAAAGTTCTGGGAGCCTTTTATAATGTTTTGAGGACTATCGTTGAGGGACGTAACACTTCCAAAAAGAAAACTAGTGGAGCCCAAATGTAATCCCTTCTGCTAGAAGGTTTGGAATTTATTTGAAGCCTCTCTGGAGTCAGCACATGATGTCATGCTAAAACTGGAGGGGGATTTGTCAGGAATGTCATTTTGTGacatgctttgtttttctgttgtttttgcttttagtCCTTTAGGTTGTGGTGCATTGTTTTCTTCTCTAGACACAACTGTCCCTGGGTTTATTTATAGGGTCGCGTGATTAGTAGAGACATGCGTGTCAATGGATCTCCGCCGCTCGTCGGTCAAGAAGAAGCTGGGCAGCTTTCAGAATGTAGTGATGCAAGGCCCAACGCCGCCCCAGGAAGTCTAACGTGTCATCGCGTCAGCTTCTTGACAGAGGTTGCGCTAGGGGATAATTGGACTTCAAACAGTAACGCTCACTGTGCTACGTGTTTAGCTCCTTAACAACGGAGCCAAGTCTCCAACGTGTTGCAATAGCCAATAAAAGTGTGGCCAGGTTGCTTGTGAATTTGGAATTCCACTGTCAGATCAGGCGAACCGGACATATTCTGTACCTCAGAGGCTCACTTGAAAAGCCTCACAAAACATTGATAATTAACATTTGTTGGATAGTATTTTGGCAGCGTAGGAGCTAAGTGGTCAGCTAGCCTGATTCACAGTTTTGAGGTTTGGGGTTTGAGTCTCAGCTTTGGCctttccattccaaaaacattcataacAGGTTTATTGAAAACCAGGTTTTcgatatgtgtgagtgtgaatgttggtGTATATTGTACCTTGTGTTTGGATGGCAAGCAGTCCTGGGCCTGTCCTGCTTTTGGCAAAGAGttagctgggataagctccaggcCCAGCTGGGACCCAAACCAAaagtggtatagaaaatggttggatgcatGTGTCATATTTCTTTGTAATTTCGGACAAATTGAACAAATTGTCCCATGGTGGGGAAaattagaatcagaatcgcctttattgtaattgtatagcatacaacgaaatttgggtgccactccttagtgcCATTGTTTCCTGGTTTCACTTTGGACTTGAGCTCCCGTGTACGAAAATCTGCGAAGGAAACATCCCAGGTTGTCTCCATGTTCCCGAAAGGCAAAAAAAGCAGAAGGAACAAAAACCTACATCTTGGGGATGCAAACGGCAAGACCGTCACTGTTTGAAATCAACACCATTCCGTTTGTTTTAGAGGGAAAGACGTGGCCAAAcccacacaaaagaaaatgatgtATGAGGAGATATTTGTTTATTGCAGCCCCCTACcctattaaacaataaaaacaaattttaacccACCCATGGCTGATTTGTTTTCCATAAATTCTTAAATGAAGTCCTTTGCAAGAATTCAAACTGGCTTACAGTCAATGTGACATTAGGATGTCATGTAATGCAAAACTCCAATGTTATGCAAAAGCATGTATCTCCAAATTCTTTGAAAAGTAATATcgatacttttaaaaaaatgcataaaaacggTAGATAATTGCGGATTCTATTTCGCCCTCTAGTGGTTATGTATCATTACTTTCTAATGCGATATACTCAACAGGATATGGACTTGGAAGTGTGTTACTGGGAGAGGCTAGGGTTGtaacggtaataataataataataatacattttatttataagcgcctttcaagacactcaaggacactttacaataacaaaaaacacaaaacaatacgggttgagcagtggcagccaaaacgcgccagcgttcactcaacccgaatgtcagaaagaaaccacagggggagggagagagggagaaaaaaacccacgctcgaaataccctcattttgaggataatttgagtgaggcaaaaaaaactcccgcacaagcatatgacagttacaacaggtcacaagacataaacaatgaagacggtgaatcaagcgaatatatgagggagggggtaatggtgggggactatGGCAATATCGCAATATTAAATTTGACGCAATATCGTCATCGCCATTAAAAGCAGTACAATCATCAAAAGCGTGACTTTTGGTCCGCGTAatcacaacacattttaaacTACATAGATATATGTATGTTTTCACACGGTTTTGTGACCTTTCTGACATCGGTAACCTCCCTGCGTTATCGTGAAAATTATATTGTGTGGCATAAGTCATGATGCCGTATCGCATCTCTAGGACAAGGATTCAAGCCATAGCTTCATTAAATTAATGTGTAGTCATCTGGATGAAATCCTTATTTGCATGGTCTCAATGATAATACCGTTTATTTGTACAATATTAGTTTCGTGACAGAGATGAAGACTTTCTACATTAATTGATGTGTACTGTACTGCCATACACAGACATCCAGtaagatttatttttcctcaaataaaaaatacccaATGGATTTTCTATATAGCATTCCATTTGTCGTAAACCTGCTTTCAAGAGTCCCCGGCCCCCAACATCCCTCGAGGACTACGGGGATCATCAAAtagttttttcttcaaaaatatgAAGATTTGTTATCATTCCCCTTGAAAAGTGCAGTTTTTCTTTGGTGCTGCTAGATGGCAGCGTAGACCAAATGCTGCATCTTGAACCCGTTTGTCCTCAGTGAAacgtcactttttaaaaattgtttttttttttttttacaaacgttTCCTGATAATACTGGAAGATGTACGTacacatatatgtatttttatcaGGTTATTTTGAGCTTTTAAATGTTGAGAAAAGGCttttccaggatttttttttaaaatcacccaCATTTAACCTACGGTACCTTTTAATAGTGTTTATGCTCACAAGCAATTTTTCTTGTGGCAATAACATTTTGAACGTCACTAAGTGGCGTATATAACATGTTACGTTTACGTAAATGAGTTGCATGTTGTAAATATTCCTTCCTGAGACGTAGTGGAAAATTTCTGAAATTACAAGTTTACAATGTCTGTTTCAAGCTACTGTGACCCCAATTGGCGGAAAAATAGCCGAATGTCATccaaatgtttactttttcaAGACAAAGGGATCGTGAGTCTCGCCAATATCCTGGTGTGCCGCCTGTTAAgtttagcttttattttaacaCGCTTACCAGTGACCCAGTAGTACAAAGGAGACAAAAATTTTCCAACTCGCTTCACTGATACTTAGGTAGCTTGAGTAAGTAAAAAGGTTCTGTTATTCATGGTCAGTCGATCTAATTCCAGCAGACAGCCAGTAtactttgatgatgatgatgctgtcTTTATTTGCTGTGCATTTGCCTGGCTACTGCAAGTCAGCTTTCTTCTTATCTCAAATACGGAACTGGCGCGTCCATCTAGTCCATTCATGCTTTGCAAGTGTTGCAAGTTTCTCTGATCTCATCTTTTCGCATTAAATATTGCCAAACTTGAGAGTGCTTCTGCCTTGAACAACATAATTGTCAGGCAATTCCTTGTTATCAAATTAATGGGAATGGGATCTCAAAAAGAACTGGTTTTTGATTCCCATCCCCACTAATGAgacaggaaaatggatggatgcatcaaTGCATGGGGTGCGGCTATTGATCATTGGGCGGACAGCTAGGAAGATTATGATCAAGTTCcacaaaagatgatttgatcACAAGGAATGAAGCGATTTCAAGAGGGTGCCTAACAAGGAAATGCCTGATAGAATCATTCCATGCCAAATCACCCCCTCAACATATATGAACATTTTAACCAAGTGCATTTGGATTTGAATGAAACTTGTACAGTACTTGTTGACAGTGATGGCACAGCACTACATTACAAATTTAGGTCAATTGGAGCAGCGGTTTGGGAGCTACGGCCCGCCAAATGTGGACATTTATGGCAAGTTGTTGTTGGAAAGGGAATTCAACAAGGATTGCAAATCTGCATTCATTTAGAAAATGGGTGCACACTTTAATAATGTGACCTTATGACCTATAATTTGACCTTGTGGATCATGTGACcttggcattttttaaaattaagtcTAACCGCTCACATGTTCttgaaaaaataacattttcagagattccattttattttgttaagcaAAGGTGTCAAAAGTATCCATATCTTTGATATCACTGACAATTCAACTTTATATTTTTACTATTATATACTCAACACTATCAAACAAatagattcattcatttaaatcaaaatcttggTTTGAATCAACTCTGTGTTTTGGCATGGCACGGCCCAATAGTTGAattgcaaagaacacagaaatcaggaagggggcaaatattTTTATCACAGTACTGTAATTCCAAAATTGCAATTTTACCAGGAAAAAATATCCAAATTATATATGGAAAACTATATATTACTACATAATCTCATGAGGGGAATATATACAAGAAATTTTATCCATAAAAGTTTAAGAATGTTACGATTTGAAGTGATTCAATTCAAATTGTTAATTGTCTATGAAAATGAAAGTTGCatctaaaaaatatttattaccactttaaaaaaattaatgtgttAAACACAACTGAACTGCACTTGTACGGTGATTAATTCTCATACTACTAGATGGAGCCCACGTTCCACTAGTGGTCCTCgcaccacactttgagaatcactgacctaagccatttttaaacattttcagcaaacggggaaaaaaaaatcaacaaacggGAAGACTTCACTTCCGGTGATTCAACCTCCGCGGATCACCATGACCCGGATGACTGAGGTTTGACACAGACATAAAGAAAAagcaatttttattattatttttttttagcaggtcaatttgtattttttattttcgttACATCGATCGTGGTATCATCCATCTCCACAACACAGGAAACATCTGATGGGGAAACAAGCATATGCACgcccccattttgttttggtacGCGACTAAATTTATCAgcctcatttgaaatgtttgcaagtcTCCCCGCTGTGGTGCCTGCTCTACATTCCACATCAAGGGATGCTTTGGTCGCCGAGGAGCGcgcacaaatgtgtgtgtgaatttgagGAAGGGGGTCGTGCAGCTGTGATGGTGGCCGCCTGAGCCAATCAGCCGGCTCGCGTTGCCTCTCCTGATTCTTAATTGGCCGGCGCTCTATGAGTGAGTGCGCCGCTTTTTCGTGCTGCTCAGTAGGGGATGAGACTGGAGACTGACGAGGACCATCTGCATCCGAGCCATCTATTGTGAAAATAGACTGCTCAGTGTGTGCTTGTTCAGAACACAGTGTCCGGGGGGGGCTGCTTTGGTCGAGGCGCGGCTCCTCCTCGATTGTCTTTTTATCAGTTCTGCTGGGTGACAAACAGATGGACAAGATGAACCACAGCTCAGCTGAAGCGGAGCCTGAAACCATAGAACCGCTGCGGTACCTCAGGTAGGCACCCCCACTCATGAAATGTCAATCATGCAGGTTGAATGGGATGCAAATTTGAACTTCAGTGTGgataatgataatgatgatgaggatgatgatgatgatgatcacacCATACTCCACCTCCAATTTTGTTGAAATCAGAAAAATGCGAAAGACAATCACATGAGAGTATCTCGATTCCCCCCAGAATAAAAAGTAATAATCCATGGATAAGGTCCAAATGTCATGAGGAAAAAGTTATATTTTTACGAATCAATCTATCTGAGCCAAgtgaaattagatttttttctcaCATAATCTGACTTTACCTGTAAGCAAGCTGATGTTATTCTTGgaaaattactattttttttttgaaaaaagaaaaaaaacacattcctaAAAAATGTGGCTCATACATATTTTACCTTTTTATTTTACCTTTTATtctaaaaaacaaatgtaagaTGGCcacttatatttttttaagagagacaatttgcaaatatatattttttcctcataaaataaaaaaaataaaaaataattaaatgatgtgaaaaacaattgtaaatagcactgcgatttatcaaatttttatttataatacacttaattgaacggtgtttgtttttttttcttctttcttctttctacctacattcttgctgctggaggctgtaaatttccccagtgtgggacaaataaaggatatcttataaaattacttttttttttagaaaaatggattcggggggggggaaaaaaaccttgACAATTGTTAGATTGCACTAGTAACTTCTGGAGTCGGACACTTCTCATTAGAATACAACTTTCTTGTCCAATATGACTTCTCATAAcataacttgagaaaaatgcaaTTTCTCAAATATTCTGGAAAAAGATGCAACCACAGCCTTCTTATAACATACtctgccccctccccctcagaAAGAATGAATttgaagttgtaatatcacttGAACAAAATCTGATTCAACCCTTTCCTGCaccatgtaacctgataacatgataagctgtccactttagtagccgctgtccctgaaagggtaaaGAAGGAAAAGTCCCATTGAAACAAAAGCACTTTCCCAAGATGAGATTCTTTCATTTTCCATAATTTGACTTCATTCTTGAAAACAATCCATCACTGCAATTCCATTGAAATGGAAGCAtgaacaattattcactctggTGTGCGGTTGTGTGCGTACGTACGGTACCCTTGTGCGACGACATTCCTGCTTATAATGAattcacatttaaaatattcatgtcATTAGTACGTGACTCATAAATCTTTTCCAAATGATGCATTTATATTCATGAAGCGTGATGGGGAAGGTGGGACATAGGCCAAATGTTGGCTGTGGCGCCGCGCACGACCGAACCATCTGGTTCGAAATTAAATAAAGATCATGaaatgtttgatcattttgtcatGACGACACAGAATTGAATTTTGGCTCGCTCGATATTTAATCTTTATTTGTCGTTTGAGATCAACGCGGTGTTTGACCgcctgacatttttgtcaggGGTTTCTTATTCTTCCAGGTCACAATTTGCATCTGAGGGTACTTGGCCCTTCtgggacttgttttttttttgagctagAAAGCTCTTGATTGTGAGTAACATCCTGTGCCATGATGCTTGAAATAGAGAGAGAATcaaagatgagaaaaaaacacgaGGCATTTTGGAATTAACATATTTTGCTTCGGAACATGACTACCCGATTGAAGTGACCGGAAAGTACTTGGAGGATGGCTCATACGAATTctaaaaaaaagccaacccccaaattttctttacaTTAATAAATTCTGTGCAGCCCTACTACTCTAAACACAGCATTTTGATTgagattgtgtttgtggaatatgagttgtgcagtaaaatccacccgtttttctCCATCTcttggggcggccattttgctatgAGCTGTccattaaaaatgacatcatctttGCTCAAGACTCAGGTAACGGCCAATCACGGCGCAGCTTCAGTAAAACACCTGAGCCGTGACTGCTCGTTAGCAGAGCCCTATcaactgtgatgtcactttcggacaactgaaaatgacaaaatggccgccccctggaTTTTGATGGttcactcatattccacaaacgcaatatgaaccagaatgccgtgtttagactagtggaggcGCGGAGAAGATACTACTGTGGAGAAAATTTGGGgcgtgacttcccctttaaggatATGGCGGCATAAAAGTCAGGAGATTTGACTTTAAAAAGAGACTTGTCACAATTTTTGCCCCATCTTACGTACATTTGTTCTAATCTGACGTTAATGGAAGTGGAGAATTATGGACAAACAGTGTCCGGGAGCAAATCCAGCCTCTCCGTCTTGCCGACTGCGcctataaataaaaatggccaGGCTGTCACACAGCCAAATGCAGCTGCCAGCATTAGAACGGTGATGGGCAGTGCACCTCCTAAGGAATAACAACAATTTTTCATGACACACCAGCGTCCCGAAGCACCACCGGTTCAGACGGTTTGACAAAGTGCCACTGTGGCAGTTGAGATGGCTTGTTGGGGGCTCACGTTTGCCTGGGTAGAGGGCGGCACAGAACGTTCATCATCACGTCAGAGTAGTTTTAATTAGTCTCAAAGTCAATTAGTCTCAATTAGTCTCAAATAATGGCCATACTTCTTGTCACCAATCATCTGTATTAAACGCCACCACCACTGAGAAAATCtcacatccatccactttctataGCGCTTGTTCTCAATCCGGTCCGGGTGAGCTGGATCCTGTCCTAGCTGACTTTTTAAGTGAGAGGATCCAATTTTCAATTTGCACAGGCTGCATTTTGGGGTGTGGAAATATTATATAGAGTCAAGACAATTTCAATGCTTCAGAAGTGTAGTTTAAAAGTTGCAGTGAGAACTGGATTGGATGATTGATGATTTAATGATTTACATTTTACGCCACACTTGTATAATGTCGTGAACACAAGTCAAAGTTAAAACTCATTGAAGTAGATCATTAAACAGTCTTGCATATTCATTCATCAGTcacttgcttttattttagtgtAAGCCTAACCTAGACGACCAAAACATTTATCCATCGACATCTGATATTATTTTATTACAGATCAACTTAagattgtgtttgtttgaaaaaatacatggaaagaggaccttgaaaaataactgtatattaaaatgaattaattgcAATGctgaagatatatatatatatatgtatgtatgtatgtatgtacagtatgtatgtatatttatatatatatatatatatatatatatatatatatatatatatatatacatatacacacacacacacacacattttggggggaggg
Proteins encoded in this window:
- the gatad2ab gene encoding GATA zinc finger domain containing 2Ab produces the protein MWNWESQLGVEADYVGQEMLRAAMSEEAVRQTRSQKRAMERDSTGDMDSKRVKLEKGAGEGKPLDPDGAEADGVALKSEPSGKLSASILKTGEVKATIKVEVQTGDQPVDMSTSKSEIKRERQPPSPDDVIVLSDNEPSSPLMNGHCFTKTDTEKLMKSSPKEREQIIKQLKEELRLQEAKLVLLKKLRQSQIQKESTAQKASGSVATPPPLVRGSITSSKGPLQVTGRSSGTVIPPPLVRGGQHIPSKHSSQTTMPPLVRGAQPVTVTPQQIASLRQQQQQHGGSGPPPLLLAPRASVPNVQVQGQRIIQQGLIRVANVANSNILVNIPQASPTGIKGSSLSPNSGINDSPASRQAAAKLALRKQLEKTLLEIPPPKPPAPEFNFLPSAANNEFIYLLGLEEVVQKLLDMLGRGNLGPTAGMSSSIPKEPYTCTQCKTDFTSRWRKEKAGTILCNQCMSSNQKKALKAEHTSRLKAAFVKALQQEQEIEQRILQQATTSSATPVSKTTSSSPSLSKSEVLVSHPYKQVRAAMPHRSVTGHHSAIKQLQNAVTAAALSSRPSKHGAARPLQQGVKVSAGGSNSNQGNVTAWRKGSTNAGVTMAYVNPSLSTHKTTSSVERQREYLLDMIPSRSISQAANTWK